A region of Candidatus Megaera polyxenophila DNA encodes the following proteins:
- a CDS encoding NAD kinase: protein MANAHQKFKKIAIIHQPIPESVQIAEQLRKYFSPVNPENADLIIVIGGDGSLLHALHNYMGLNIPFYGINSGSVGFLMNNFHIENFPSNIQQAKSTNLYPLKMKAINTKGQEFEALALNEVSIFRQTNQAAKFRIKVDDIERIEELIADGALVSTPAGSSAYNLSAGGTIVPLGSNVLCLTPISPFRPRRWHGAILPAEVVIEFEIFESDKRPVSAVADFNEFTHVERVIIRSSKAKAIKLLFDQNHTFEDRVIKEQFSY, encoded by the coding sequence ATGGCAAATGCTCATCAGAAATTTAAAAAAATAGCAATTATTCATCAGCCTATACCAGAGTCAGTACAAATAGCTGAGCAATTGCGTAAATATTTTTCACCTGTAAACCCCGAAAATGCTGATTTGATAATAGTAATTGGTGGGGATGGAAGCCTTTTACATGCTCTGCATAATTATATGGGCTTAAATATACCATTTTACGGCATTAACTCCGGTAGCGTCGGGTTTTTAATGAATAATTTTCATATCGAGAATTTCCCAAGTAATATTCAGCAAGCAAAATCTACAAATTTATATCCTTTAAAAATGAAGGCAATTAATACCAAAGGCCAAGAATTTGAAGCTTTAGCGCTTAATGAAGTCTCAATTTTTAGGCAGACTAATCAGGCAGCAAAATTTCGGATCAAAGTTGATGATATTGAAAGAATTGAAGAATTAATAGCAGATGGAGCTTTGGTTTCTACGCCGGCGGGCAGTAGTGCCTATAACCTTTCTGCTGGAGGTACTATAGTTCCTTTAGGATCGAATGTTTTATGTCTAACGCCAATTTCTCCTTTTAGACCTCGGCGCTGGCACGGAGCGATATTACCAGCAGAGGTTGTTATAGAATTCGAGATTTTTGAGAGCGATAAGAGGCCGGTGAGTGCGGTGGCAGATTTTAATGAATTTACTCATGTTGAAAGGGTAATAATTAGATCATCCAAAGCTAAAGCCATCAAGCTTTTATTCGATCAGAATCATACTTTTGAAGATAGAGTAATAAAAGAACAATTCAGTTATTGA